A window of Plectropomus leopardus isolate mb unplaced genomic scaffold, YSFRI_Pleo_2.0 unplaced_scaffold6901, whole genome shotgun sequence contains these coding sequences:
- the LOC121939974 gene encoding piezo-type mechanosensitive ion channel component 1-like: DHLMVLMLLVFEATVYRHQAHHYRQLQRSPPTIPALFPAATRDTLDQGLLPCFKYLLNYTFYKFGLEICFLMTVNVIGQRMNFLVIIHGCWLVAILVRRRRAAIARIWPKYCLFLSIFMIYQYLLCVGIPPALCR, translated from the exons gacCATTTAATGGTGCTGATGCTGTTGGTGTTTGAGGCAACAGTGTATCGTCACCAGGCTCACCACTACCGTCAGCTGCAGCGGTCTCCCCCCACCATCCCTGCTCTGTTTCCCGCCGCCACCAGGGACACTCTGGACCAGGGCCTCCTCCCCTGCTTCAAGTACCTGCTCAACTACACCTTCTACAAGTTTGGATTAGAG ATCTGCTTCCTGATGACGGTGAATGTGATTGGCCAGCGGATGAACTTCTTGGTGATCATCCATGGCTGCTGGTTGGTGGCCATCTTGGTGAGGCGGCGGCGAGCAGCTATAGCCAGGATCTGGCCCAAATATTGTCTCTTCCTGTCCATCTTCATGATCTACCAGTATCTCCTGTGTGTGGGCATACCACCCGCTCTCTGCAGAG